One region of Miscanthus floridulus cultivar M001 chromosome 19, ASM1932011v1, whole genome shotgun sequence genomic DNA includes:
- the LOC136528073 gene encoding formate dehydrogenase 1, mitochondrial-like → MRRAVLLPRSRLDTAVVLFLFRLNLTPAVLRFLAVRFLHPDPSLASRFMAMWRAAARQLVDRALGSRAAHTSAGSKKIVGVFYKAGEYADKNPNFVGCVEGALGIRGWLESQGHQYIVTDDKEGPNCELEKHIEDMHVLITTPFHPAYVTAERIEKAKNLELLLTAGIGSDHIDLPAAAAAGLTVAEVTGSNTVSVAEDELLRILILLRNFLPGYQQVVQGEWNVAGIAHRAYDLEGKTVGTVGAGRIGRLLLQRLKPFNCNLLYHDRLQIDPELEKEIGAKFEEDLDAMLPKCDVIVINTPLTEKTRGMFNKERIAKMKKGVIVVNNARGAIMDTQAVADACSSGHIAGYGGDVWFPQPAPKDHPWRYMPNHAMTPHISGTTIDAQLRYAEGVRDMLHRYFKGEDFPVHNYIVKEGQLASQYQ, encoded by the exons ATGCGCCGTGCTGTTCTCCTCCCCCGCAGTCGACTCGACACTGCTGTAGTCCTGTTCCTCTTCCGCCTCAATCTCACTCCTGCAGTCCTGCGCTTCCTCGCCGTGCGGTTCCTTCACCCTGATCCTTCTTTGGCTTCGCGGTTCATGGCGATGTGGAGGGCCGCCGCTAGGCAGCTGGTCGACCGCGCGCTCGGCTCAAGGGCCGCACAC ACGTCTGCAGGCAGCAAGAAGATCGTCGGGGTGTTCTACAAGGCCGGGGAGTATGCCGACAAGAACCCAAACTTCGTCGGCTGCGTCGAGGGAGCACTAGGCATCCGCGGCTGGCTCGAGTCGCAGGGCCATCAGTACATTGTCACCGATGACAAGGAGGGCCCCAACTGTG AACTGGAGAAGCACATTGAAGACATGCATGTCCTGATTACCACCCCATTCCACCCAGCTTATGTCACTGCAGAGAGGATAGAGAAGGCAAAGAATCTTGAGCTTCTTCTCACGGCTGGAATCGGCTCCGATCATATTGATCTTCCAGCAGCCGCTGCTGCGGGGTTAACTGTCGCTGAGGTCACTGGAAGTAACACCGTCTCTGTGGCAGAAGATGAGCTCTTGCGCATTCTGATTCTGCTCAGGAACTTCTTGCCTGGGTACCAACAGGTAGTTCAAGGCGAATGGAACGTAGCAGGCATTGCCCACAGAGCTTATGATCTTGAAGGAAAAACTGTTGGGACTGTTGGGGCTGGTCGTATTGGCAGGCTCTTGCTTCAGCGTCTTAAGCCCTTTAACTGCAACCTGCTTTACCATGACAGACTTCAGATTGACCCAGAGCTTGAGAAAGAAATTGGAGCCAAATTTGAGGAGGACCTGGATGCTATGCTTCCAAAGTGTGATGTGATTGTGATCAACACACCTCTTACGGAGAAAACAAG AGGCATGTTTAACAAAGAGAGGATTGCAAAGATGAAGAAAGGTGTAATTGTTGTGAATAATGCTCGAGGAGCAATCATGGATACTCAAGCAGTCGCAGATGCATGTTCTAGCGGCCACATTGCTG GATACGGTGGTGATGTGTGGTTCCCCCAGCCAGCACCAAAGGATCACCCCTGGCGCTATATGCCAAACCATGCCATGACCCCTCACATCTCTGGGACTACAATTGATGCGCAG CTGCGTTATGCGGAGGGTGTGAGGGACATGCTGCATCGGTATTTCAAGGGCGAGGACTTCCCGGTGCACAACTACATCGTCAAGGAAGGCCAGCTTGCCAGTCAGTACCAGTGA